The following DNA comes from Schistocerca piceifrons isolate TAMUIC-IGC-003096 chromosome 3, iqSchPice1.1, whole genome shotgun sequence.
TCTGTGCGTTTAAATGCGAGATAATGAGTAGGCATTATTATACTAGAACAGTTGATATTGCAGTTTAAAATTTAAGTTATCTATCGTTTTGTGTTATCTACATGGCAACGATGCCGTCCTTCTGTCTTCTGTTCACTGGTTCCAGAGCAACTGCTGTGGCAACGCTGTAGCCCACTTCGCAGCGACAAGCGCAGTGTTCTGTAGCGTCCCTCCGAGCACGAgttgttggtagaactgtccttaCTGGCTAAAATGGCAGACATCTCGAAAGACGAGCTCCGCAAGGAAATTGCCGGTAAATTGGAATATTATTGTTTATTAGTGTTTAAGAGTGTTATGGATATtagaaataattttcaaaataatgttCTGTTGTAGGAGACCTAAAAATAAGCATGAAGTAGCACTAAATATCGTATATTTCTGTTTGGAAAATGTGGCTTTGAACCGTTGTTTTGAATAATCCTAACGGTCATAATGACGCGATTACAATGTGCCACAGAAGGAAGTATCCATTGCCTTTGAGCAATTGTATACGTACAGTATCTGCTATTTTAAACCTGATTCGCATGGAAACAAAATTAATCTAGCTTTGATGCAAGATTTTTCCGTTGGTAGTTTAAGATAGAAGTCAAATCGCTGTTCATTTTATAGTGATGGCTGTGTGTCGCCGGCGAATTTTTCGTCTTCCGAAATATTTATTtagaataaattattttaaataaatattgcgAAAAAtcaagtatatttttattttttcacgtacatattttttttatttgagattatataaatttttgaaaatttaaaaattcgtTCCTACAAGCTATTTTGTTAAAACTTGTTTAGGGATTGGATTAATCGTGTAAACCATTAATAACACTACTTCCTTGGGCCTCAATGAGATTACATAAAATTCTTCGTGCTGAAACCTGTTATCATGCGTTCAAATTCGTTTGGGGGAGAAAGGATGGGCACAATGCTGGACGTCTTTATACCCTTTCCGCCCTCTCTGTTGAATGAGTTTGGCTGTAAATTTATACGTGACAAACTTTGTATCCTTTAGTATCATTTGCTTAGTTTGAAAGCCCACTGGGTTTGTTCCAAGCCCCTTGCCAACATGGTTCACTCCACACTGATAGATTTTATGAGTATCATTACTAATAATTCTTTGTTTGCGAGCCACATAATTTGGGTCATGTCACTGTGTTGCAACTGAACACACTTCacatgaaaataacttaaaatctGAAATGTGGTTGTAGGACAGTAAACTTGTAGAGGTTTgaaaaatcaaccaaccagctgCAATTTAAATGTTACTGGAACCCTTGACCTAGTTTAGAAACTTTCAAAATTCTTCCTAAGTGTAGTGGGCCCTTAAAATTACATTAGTGGTTACAAAATAGTTTAAACAGAACATAGTAACAACTGTAGCCAGAAGATTGATAAAAGTACTTGCTTGTTAATCACATGCTGATTGTGTTGGTTAAAGCCAAATGGTTCTTGTCATATGAGACATCCATCTTAAGAACACAAATAACCACAAGCCTCGACTTAACCTCTGCAGCACTATAGTATTTACAGGTGTGTGGATCAAATGCCCAGTGTAGTGGCTCATTAACAGAAGACTCGATGTGTAAGCTGACGTGCATACAACTGAATACAAGGATGGCATGTGGATTGCAGCTGTGTGTATATCACAAACAGTAAAAATAAACTGTCCAAATGTACAGGCTGTAGAACCATGAAGATCTAGTTGCAGAGGACATTAATGTGCTCATGTAAAAAAAAACAGCTGGACTGCACTGAGCATATTAAGTAATTACAGTAGGAAAAGGTGTTGATAGTAATCTGTGAAGAAATGATTGCCCCTACATGTAGTAGTAGGTTTTGGTAATTGGTCATTGTGAGCTGGAGATTCAGACACAATGTTAGTGTCATGTTTTCTCTAGGCAGAGAGAGCATTACATTAACACTAACGTTGTTTCATATGTTCAGTTTCTCCATTCATAAACGCAAATACAGTTGGCATTTAGAGCAGTTATTGCAAGGCCTCCTCACTCCCCTGCCCCATTCCACCCATTTATACCCTTTCAGCAATAACTGTAATAGTTTGTAGTGGAGATAATGTCTAGAAGTGTTTTTAAAGTAACTTATCCCTAATATTTACGATGTGggttttaaatttgttttatggTTAACTTGGAAAGTCAGCATGGTATTTTCTTCCTGCCATATTCAAGGTGAATCTGACGAATATTGCATGAGGAACCATTAGTGTCACAGTTATATTCCCAAAAGTGGTGGAATAAAATGGTCAGTTACAACCAGTGAATGGTAATGTGATGCTTGAAGTTTTTTGAATAGTCCAAAATTTGAATTTGTCTCATTGTGTACAGGTTGATAATGTATACATTTGAAAAATAGCTTTGTACTAATATTTATGCTGGATATGTCCATAGCTATCCTGAAGGATGCTGATCTTACATCAACATCATCCAAAAAAGTCCGCCAGCAGATtgaagagaagctggatgttgatcTTTCAGACAGGTAATATCTCAGTCATGTTGTTTCGTCTAAAAGGAAAAGGTTTTTACTTGTAACGACCCATTTGTGGTGTCTAGTTATCTCAAAAAATTGTCTGTAAGGTCGTAGATTAGTGTAGTGAATGACTAGTATTAAAGTTTTGTCCAAGCAAAATTTGAATGTGGCTGTTTACCTTGCATTAATACTTCATGGCTcctgtttactggatattttgcaattcatttttacTTTTTCACATTAGTGCCCTCATGACTTGTGTGTTCCATAAGCGGTTGCGTAGTTGGTTGTTTCACAAATTGAACTTATTTCTGCATGCAAGTGGAGCTTCATAAGTGAAAAATAACTTTGTTGTGCATTCTTCCatgtagaaaaataattttttaattcccAAGGAAAAATGTTCTAAGCCATTCAACCTGTGGAATGCAAATGTACTTACTACCCAAGTAAGCTAATCAGGTAAATGTTAGATTGTTTTTGGTGAATGCATTGAACTTGGGTAGCTTTAGGGCACTTGTAGATTTGGATTTCACTAATTCTTCATTTAATGTTTTTTATATGGGCAGCTGATTCTCACACAGTGCATGAGCTCAACTTTGTAGTTATACTTTGCAGTATTCATATTCTGCCCTTGAACTATGAGGGCAGTTTTCAGAAAGTGCCCCATTTTTGTGCATGTGCAGTTTAATAACTTAACATCACAActtaatttccaatttttttcaatgtttgctgTGTATTTGTATCAGAGCAAGTGCAGGAGTATGTTGTGCCAATTTTCAGGAAAAAGGAAGTGGATGATTTGGTAATGGAATGTCTCAAAGAGAAACAAGacggaaaaaagaaaaacagtaaggatgaagatgaggaagaggatgaggaggaagaggaagaagaagaggatgaggaggaagaagaagatgaaaaacCTAAAGCAAAGAGAGCAGCTAAAAAGCCCACGAAGCGGCCCAAGAAAGGCAGCAGTGAAGAAAGTGACGAAGGCTCAGATGATGTAAGTACCATAACATCTGAAATATCTGCCTAACTTTACAAATGACAgagaaaataataaaatgtgtttaatattggttttgtgtgtgtgtgtgtgtgtgtgtgtgtgtgtgtgtgtgtggggaagaATATTGTTGGATTTAatttatgcatttctttgtttcaggATGCAAGTGATGAGGAATATAATCCATCCAAAAAGTCTAAGGGTGCCTCGCCAAAAAAGGGCAAACCTCCAGCGAAGAAGAAGAAGggtagtgacagtgacagtgatgaAGACTGGGCAAAAGCAAGGAAAAGCAGttctggtggaggtggtggtggcggtggaacGAAGAAGAAAGGAGGCGTAAGTAACACTTCAGTTTAACATTAAATGTTCCTGTGTTGGCCCAAAATGAGATCTAGAGTATAATCGGCAAAAGGTGCCATACAACTGGCAGTGCCCCTTGCCAACTTGAAACTGAAGTGGGAATGCTTGTGGCCAAAACAGTCTTCTGTAGACCTGAGACCACATTGAGGCAATGCCATAAACATGTACACAAAACTGTGTTACATAATAGGTTGAAGTATGTAAATGAAGCAGCTACACAAAGTCCACTGTCACTGAGGATTCTACTTTTGCTGACATTGCTACAGTAAAACATATATTTCTGATTATTCCCCTGATGTGTTTTTGAAGTTACATTCCTAATTCCTACTGTTAatttcagctttcagtatgttttaGGTCACATGTTTAGGTGTTAAATTTCTCATTTAGTTGGAATTTTTTGTCTGATCGTGGTTTCTAATTGCACTTTTAGGCAAAACGAGGTGGTGGGGGAGGCTACATCAAAGCCAAAAGCCTTAGCCCAGAATTGGCAGCACTTATGGGACAAGACTCAATGCCCCGTCATGAAGTTGTCAAAAAGATATGGGGCATCATTAAAGAAAGAAATCTTTACGTAAGTTGTTTTGTTTAAATGAATTTCATGTTTTTATGAATTCATGATTGTAAATTAAAGTAATTTTGTTTTTCAGGACCCGAAAAACAAGCAGTTTGCTATATGTGACGATGAACTGATGAAAGTTTTTGGTAAGTACTTGTTTTACATAGTGTCTAAGGTGAATCAATTGTTCTGGTAAGCTGAATTTAACTCATGTTTCAATTTTTAGGTGTCAAGCGCTTCCGGATGTTTGGCATGATGAAATATCTGAAAAACCATTTTGTCGACTAAAATTATATATGCAAATTCTCATTTTGTTTTAATGAGAAGAAATGGTAATACAGTTTCCAATGTGAAATAAGACTTGCCCTTTTTCTGCGTTAGCAATTGCcaattgatttgaagaaaatgAGTGGAAGTAAATGTGCTCATTTTCATTTTGTAACAGAAGTTGCTAATACACAACTGGGATGAAGTAATTTAGTAGTTTATATTCATTTGCCTTAACAGGAGTGGAGACAGTGGCAAGTGATACCATTACATATTTAATAGTGACAGAATGTGCCACATGAGGTTTTATattaatttcagtacaaaattatttcttcattaatcACTTGGATTTGTAACAACTGTAATTTTAAAACAATTGTGGATACGTGTGTCCTTTCAAATACAAAGTAGATCTGTGAACTGACATAATTTTTTTACTCTTCTGTgtatttgtatgtgtgaaagtaATTATAAGAATTAAAAGGTCAAAAACTCGTTATTGTATTAATTGTGATTGTGCTGCTCCCTGCTCATTGTTGTTTCAtatcttttttttaagaaaatgtgtaGTTGCACATCAAATTGTGAGCCTGGCAAAGTAATAGTAGGCCTAACAGTctcatttatcaaaattttggaCAGAGTGGACATACAATCATTGTTCTTGTAGGTTTTGGGGTTGGTGTATGTTGGACTAATTCCTGTATGGCAGTTAACTTTTTGCAATGTAAGTGCAACTTCATGATGTTCTGCCATGCTAAAACTCTAGTCCGGAAGAAGATGAGAAATTTAGTGGTAGATTTAAGCATTAGTTCAGTCTGTTGAAGTGTGATGCTGATGTTGAATAAACGCAAATACTTTAATTTGCATATACAGGTAAAGTGACAATATTGTCATTTTATATCTAGTGGTACAACTGATTTTCATTAAAACttctgtttcatgtgaaaaatgagGTGGAAATCTAGGGGAATTTATAGTTTCTGCAAGAGTTCATTATGCTGCAACCACTTTTTTCTCTATGCTTTAAATATTTTCAGTTCTTAAACTTGTATAACATCTTTGTTGGGTTCCTGTGGTATGATGTTGCACTAAACTCAATTGCACAGTCCCAAAAATAGACTCCACTGGTACTGTCGAAGGAGGTAGTGCTGCAATCAGTTAACTTGCAGTAGGCTGTTGGTATGGTTCCATCACAGCCCTTAGATTTATTCACCAAGCTGTTTGTTTTAGAAATTACACCAGATGCAGCAAGTGTTTTAGTGTGCTAGAAGAGGCCTGTTGAAAATACCTCTTGAGAAAGTTGTCACCAATCTTATTTGGATAAATAGAGGTCAAATGCCATGAGGTAAGGTCTGGTTTTTAGTCAGGTGGActatattattttaaataaattgatTAAATTTTGGTTGCTCTTGTTTTTCACTTGAGATCTAAGTTACAACAGAAGGTGTGGTCAAGTTAAAGGATGGGAGTTCGAAATACAAGTTGCACGAAATACAAGTTGCAACAGATCCATCAGTTTGGTGTCTCACATTTATGCCATATTTAAAGCACGTCTTTAGATAAAAACACCCATTCACTTAATAAATTTGTGTTAatagttgtcttgtatcttctatGAACCTTTGAGCTCCAGTAAAGATTGTAGTCATATTGGCTTGTATTTTTAGGCAAAATAACTATTTTTGACAGCTTTCATTCTATTTTCATGGGGGAAGAATATTGCGATAGTATGACTCGGACCCACGAGCTGAGTTGATTAATCTTAATGCAGGCATTACACACGCCCTTCGAATAAGTCCTCAAATGTGCAAAATCTCTAATTTGACTTCTTCAAGCTTTTAAGTTGCAGACCAAATATGGAAACTTAATATTTGCTTATTGAATACTGCACCAACAGCTACAGAAAATGCAAGCTTAATGATGTGAACATGCCCCTTTTCCTTAGGAATTTTACAGCATCAAATTAGTATGCTGAAGCTAATCAAAACTCAAGGGCAGCATAAGTTCATTCTCAGTGACAAGTAGGAAAGTGGTGAAGTAAATGTGTGCTTGTAATCTCAGATAGTTATTGTGACTGTGAGAGAGATGCATTTGTGAGTAAATGTTTGTCAACAAACTATGGGAACCCAGTTGCTCTTTGGTATTGTGTGTATTCATTTACGTAAATTCTAAAACAATTGTTTTAAGATTATCTGTGCAAGTTGGTCATGGTAATTAATATTCATACATCAGAAATTATGGTGTGCTCTTCCAGTTCGGACGTTACTTGCATGTGACAACGGCTGAAGGCAAATGAATTGTAGTTTTTCAGTGTTCAGTATATTGTTTAAGAGAAAGTTGATGAAGAGAAAAATAGTCACGTATTTGCAATTAAAAATTTTTCTACTGTCGACAAGAGTGCCTGGTTTGTTTGAGATCAGGTGAGATGGAAATGTGGTTTGATAGTGCTTAAAGTGAATTTGCACCAGAACCATGTAAGAACATTGAGTATGATGTAAGTCAAAATTGTATGTGGGTCATGTTGGGAATCAAGGGCATTTAATGGCATCTGTCCTTTCGTTAAATTTCTTTCAGTTCTAATGTAAGACAGTTCAGTTGAATACTAGTTCCATTGTTTAGAAAACTACTCATTATATAGTAATATGTAAATGCATTGGCACAATATTTTCCCTCTGAGGGAAAGAGGATAGTGGAAAGCTCCTCACCTGAGTACATGTAAGAGCAACTTGATATGGTAAGGTTGGACACAAGAGTTATAAATGGAAAAATAACCATTCACATCACACTTCCTTCGTCCCCTGTCATCTCTTTACCTCGTTTCTGAACTACAAGAATTGCTTCACTTCATCTACCACAGGgtgcccaattttgatgttaagtttaccaCTGTCATTTATGCTACTcagtacttttctttttgtttGGTCGTATCAGGgcttataccgtatttactcgaatctaagccgcacctgaaaagtgagactcgaaatcaaggaaaaaaaaatttcccgaatctatgCCGCACCTGacatttgagactcaaaattcaagaagagagaaaagttttaggccgcacctccaaatcgaaacaaagctggtccattgtaatatgagacacaatttaggtcgaatgaatgacgatacagctacagtagtttggttcgagtcgtaagcttagcagttacgcttcaccaggtagccattgctatgcgtcaggtgctccgtccgtatttatacgggtacccttcctttttcacgtgcttcgtctggctttgacttgattgcatatttttatttgatctgataagtgccgttctctttgttataggtgtttacgtcactctaagctgaaaatgcattactgtactaagtcatgcattgtttgtcgcggcatggcttgcttttgtgcgcgctaccgcgtcttacaataaaaaataaaaaaagaggaattgtctcataacccAAACAACGGCAAGAgaatgctatttgttgttacttatactgctgctttctttgataatgatcaacaagaatcaaataatagactgcgtatcaTAGATGTTCTGaaggagagtttagcgaaaatttttctccgtttgaaaatctttgcaggcgcctctttagtgcattacattctgcacagaaattagtcatcttagatttaaaaatctagtcaactaccgtgcttcatttctgactgtatcactatcaggcataagaataatacgaatataaacatgacatgatatgtatattcttacaCATTTGcagttgtctcactctagtttcgtagtttcaaaaaatggttcaaatggctctgagcactatgggacttaacttctgaggtcatcagtcccctataacttagtactacttaaacccaactaaccgaaggacatcacacacatccatgcccgaggcaggattcgaacctgcgaccgtagcggtcgcgtggttccagactgtagtgcctagaaccgctcggccactccggccggcgtttcgtagtttattaggcagacaggatttaagtgagatagcagcaaacacgaaacaatacatggcaaactgtttatattcgtattattcttataagagaatactgcatgtgattcacaattcataaaagttcctattagcaaccacctcttctcacaggtatgaaaaaattcagaacgtagagttggccatattgacaaacctTCCAAAGTCTtgtcagtcggattttcgtagtacattggaatgctgctacattcgaagatgaacaatacggaatttgtatttacttcgttggataatgtatgaaaatgcagtggtcgaaactcggggcggagaaaaaagctcgtcttccaccttttttttacatttatttactgacgcagaggttttggcgccggtatttatctttgtgcctgcaaagcatgcctgtgttgcgctacatatattcgacggcagaagttagttgtggcggcacctaccaacatttatcagaacttccgcttgctttgcactcgattctaagccgcaggcggttttttggattacaaaaaccggaaaaaaagtgcggcttagattcgagtaaatacggtaattagcAGACAGTGTGTCTGTAGTTATCAACTGGGCTTGTTCAGCATTTTGCGAGATAACATTCTACATTTCTCCCAAATGTATGCATACTCCTCATACGTGTAGGTGTTGCCTTGTCATTAGATCAACTGATCCTGATTCTAATTGATGTGTAGGATGTATGTGTTGATATGAGAGTTGTTACATATTGGTATTGCTTCTCAACTTGTAATACCTTGGGATGGCTGTACAGTGAATTGCTGCAATGGGCTATATGCTTGGAGTGACAAGTGAAATTAACCATTCATTAGTGTGCCTCCTTATTTATGGGCACCTTATGTCTGCTAGTTCATTGTTTCCTCTCCAGTCCTTGTAATTTTATGCAGATTGTGGTTGTCTGTTTCTCCACCTCACCCCACTTTACCTCCACCCTGCAATGTTGCCATGTCTGCTACCAGCTGCTAAAGTGAAACCATTTGCTACACGTACATAACAGTAAACTCTGTAAGTAGAGGATGTGATCTAGACATGCCTCTTTCTGTGATTACCGTAATGCTGTAACTGAACATAGCCATAAAAAGGAAAGATGTATGAAATTGGATGTTTTTTGCTGACTGTCAGCATTGCCTATTTACAATTTCTTATTCAGTGTAATTTGTAGTGCAGTTGATACATTGATTTCACTGAGAAGTGTGGAACGTGTGAGGAAATTTTATAGTAGGGATTTTTGTTTAGGAAATTGCATTCCCATAGGGAAAAGTGAACCAGTGCATTGAGTTGTCATGATGGTTGTAGCACATACTGCCATTGTAATAGGCATGCCAGTTTATCTGATTTATTCGTCAACATTAGTTTTTATTATAAATACTTACGTATTTGAACTTCATTGTTTTACTAATGGTTGTAGAACACTAGGTTACAATAATTATAGTTATTCCAGTGAGAATTTTTCATACTATGTCTAAGTCTTGTAAATGTCCAGTTATGATAAAAATTGTGTTTCTGTACCAACGAAATTAAATCACCTGATATGCACTCTATATAGCAAAAATTGTCATTTTATGAAAAGGAGAATTCACTTAACAAAACTATACACTTGCAGAGACAATTACTTTTGAGAGGTTAAATACTGCCAGCATACCCATAATAGTGGAAACACTAACCCATCTTGTGGAATTGAAAGTTCATTCCTCGGGGAAGAAAGAGGGATAGCTTTGGGAAGGTTAGAATGAAGTGGAAGTTCACTAGAGATCAAAGCAACTCACCTGTTGGGACCAGGGAAAACAAGATCTTGTTTACCTTCCTCAAAAAAGGTAGGTCCCTCTGATCTTGAGTTTGTAAACTTCCCCAACTTCTCTTGTCCCTTCATGAGGACAGAGCACATACTTGCTGCATGTCATCTGAATTCGGTATCAATAACAAGAGCGAATTTGATACAAAGGAATTACATATCACCtgtcagtgggcattgatttatatcaaacagcaagttgaaagtttgtgccggactgggatttgaaccaaggtctcctacttactagacaGATGTGCTGACTACACTATCCGGACACACTGGTCACCACAACCGTGTGGACTGCTCTAGCACACTTCCTGTTGGACCATAGttctccacacactactgatgtagtgcccctgctctctttagcctcattactcgcgcaTCTAATTTATTTCCATTAGTTC
Coding sequences within:
- the LOC124789725 gene encoding upstream activation factor subunit spp27; protein product: MADISKDELRKEIAAILKDADLTSTSSKKVRQQIEEKLDVDLSDRKKEVDDLVMECLKEKQDGKKKNSKDEDEEEDEEEEEEEEDEEEEEDEKPKAKRAAKKPTKRPKKGSSEESDEGSDDDASDEEYNPSKKSKGASPKKGKPPAKKKKGSDSDSDEDWAKARKSSSGGGGGGGGTKKKGGAKRGGGGGYIKAKSLSPELAALMGQDSMPRHEVVKKIWGIIKERNLYDPKNKQFAICDDELMKVFGVKRFRMFGMMKYLKNHFVD